From the Musa acuminata AAA Group cultivar baxijiao chromosome BXJ1-2, Cavendish_Baxijiao_AAA, whole genome shotgun sequence genome, one window contains:
- the LOC135606398 gene encoding protein S40-7-like: protein MADGDEDFEEEEVWAVVMERKEASSPRSRRGKDSSCHASAAARRLPTGARMIPRSAAGSEASGRDRKQSAPVSIPDWSKVYGHGQGPSSVATGDEDGCDRRGGTSENDEDDEDDDRAPPHEWLAKKMARSQISSSSVCEGAGRTLKGRDLRKVRNAVLTKTGFLE, encoded by the coding sequence ATGGCGGACGGTGATGAGGacttcgaggaggaggaggtttgGGCAGTTGTCATGGAGAGGAAGGAAGCCAGCAGTCCAAGGTCTAGAAGAGGTAAGGATTCTTCGTGTCATGCTTCTGCTGCCGCTCGCCGCCTTCCAACCGGTGCAAGGATGATCCCGAGGTCCGCCGCGGGTTCAGAAGCAAGCGGTCGAGACCGCAAGCAATCTGCTCCCGTTAGCATCCCTGACTGGTCCAAGGTTTATGGGCATGGCCAGGGGCCGAGTTCCGTAGCTACCGGCGACGAAGACGGCTGTGATCGTCGCGGCGGCACCAGTGAGAATGATGAGGACGACGAGGACGACGACAGAGCCCCTCCACACGAATGGCTCGCGAAGAAGATGGCCAGGAGCCAGATCTCGTCCTCCTCCGTCTGTGAAGGCGCCGGGAGAACGCTCAAGGGCAGAGATCTAAGGAAGGTGAGGAACGCTGTGCTCACCAAGACTGGTTTCTTAGAGTAA